In a single window of the Marinobacter szutsaonensis genome:
- the ribF gene encoding bifunctional riboflavin kinase/FAD synthetase, translating into MRLIRGLTNLKLLSRRADSPLAQGCVATIGNFDGVHLGHKTIIDQVRSKARELGVPSLVMVFEPQPREFFQGDEAPPRLMGFRQKFEALLAEGIDIVLCLRFNQAFRSYSAMGFIEDVLIEGLGVRHLVVGDDFRFGCDRAGDFELLQEVGQEAGFTVENTRTVTLDGKRVSSTGVRDQLTVNGLEKAEVLLGHPYRIRGRVVYGRQLGRQIGAPTANILLHRMPALRGVYVVSGRLDDGSVYDGVANIGVRPTVDGKRPSLEVHLFDFAGTLYGQHLEVVFRHGLRDEEKFDSVEALKDQIARDMDSARAWIRANGSARSTH; encoded by the coding sequence ATGCGTCTGATTCGAGGCCTGACCAACCTGAAGCTGCTCTCGCGCCGGGCGGATTCGCCGTTGGCGCAAGGGTGCGTGGCAACCATTGGTAACTTCGATGGTGTCCACCTCGGCCACAAGACCATTATTGATCAGGTCCGGAGCAAGGCCCGGGAGCTGGGCGTGCCTTCATTGGTGATGGTGTTCGAACCGCAGCCCCGGGAGTTTTTCCAGGGCGATGAGGCGCCCCCGCGTTTGATGGGGTTTCGCCAGAAGTTCGAGGCCTTGTTGGCCGAAGGTATCGATATCGTCCTGTGCCTGCGGTTCAACCAGGCCTTTCGCAGTTATTCCGCCATGGGCTTTATCGAGGACGTCCTGATCGAAGGCCTTGGGGTTCGCCACCTGGTGGTGGGGGACGATTTCCGTTTTGGCTGTGATCGCGCCGGTGACTTCGAGTTGCTGCAGGAAGTCGGTCAGGAAGCAGGATTCACCGTCGAGAACACCCGCACCGTGACCCTGGATGGCAAGCGGGTGAGTAGCACCGGTGTCCGTGACCAGCTCACCGTCAATGGTCTGGAAAAAGCGGAAGTGCTCCTCGGTCATCCGTACCGTATCCGGGGTCGGGTGGTTTACGGGCGCCAACTGGGCCGACAGATCGGTGCGCCCACCGCCAATATTCTGCTACACCGGATGCCCGCCTTGCGCGGCGTTTACGTGGTGAGCGGCAGGCTCGACGATGGCAGCGTTTACGATGGCGTGGCCAATATCGGCGTCCGGCCAACGGTGGACGGCAAACGGCCATCACTGGAAGTGCACCTGTTTGACTTTGCTGGCACACTTTACGGCCAGCATCTGGAAGTCGTCTTCCGCCACGGCCTGCGGGACGAAGAGAAATTTGATTCCGTCGAGGCCCTGAAAGACCAGATCGCGCGGGACATGGACAGCGCCCGGGCCTGGATCCGGGCCAACGGTTCGGCTCGCAGCACGCATTGA
- the murJ gene encoding murein biosynthesis integral membrane protein MurJ, whose product MSSEPDSSAPKTPEVASPGLLRSSGVVGVMTMLSRVLGLVRDMVIARYFGAGAGADAFFVAFKIPNFLRRLFAEGAFSQAFVPVLSSYRETQDISEVKRLVNAVSGSLGLVLLGVTLVAMLGSPVLTAVFAPGFYDDDVKFALTSDMLRITFPYLLLISLTAFAGGILNSYDRFAVPAFTPVLLNLAMIGAAIWLSPVMSEPVMALAWGVFIAGALQLFFQLPFLMQLGLMPRPKVDYRHEGVRRILKLMAPALFGVSVSQINLLLDTVLASFLQTGSVSWLYYSDRLSELPLGVFGIAIATVILPSLSRKHAAASADQFAATLDWAVRAVLLIGLPAALALVLLAEPLIATLFHYGEVTDRDVTMSAQSLRAYSAGLLAFMLIKVLAPGFFAREDTATPVKIGVIAMVANMAFNLALIVPLAHAGLALATSLSAWLNGFLLWRGLRKEGAWQSQPGWPVFLARLLFANAALAAVILWLKAPVADWLAAGGLVRARDMAILVGSGVGVYFVALAVAGVRVRHFRQR is encoded by the coding sequence ATGTCGTCGGAACCGGATTCCTCTGCCCCCAAAACCCCCGAAGTCGCCTCCCCCGGATTGCTCCGTTCCTCCGGTGTGGTCGGGGTAATGACCATGCTGTCCCGGGTGCTGGGGCTGGTCCGGGATATGGTGATTGCCCGTTACTTCGGGGCGGGCGCCGGCGCAGATGCCTTCTTCGTCGCGTTCAAGATTCCCAATTTCCTGCGGCGTCTGTTTGCCGAGGGGGCCTTCTCGCAGGCGTTTGTGCCGGTCCTGTCGTCCTACCGGGAGACTCAGGACATTTCCGAGGTGAAGCGGCTGGTCAATGCTGTCTCTGGTTCCCTTGGGCTGGTTTTGCTGGGGGTCACCCTGGTGGCCATGCTCGGTTCGCCTGTACTGACGGCGGTGTTTGCTCCGGGCTTCTATGACGACGATGTGAAGTTCGCGCTGACCAGCGACATGCTCCGCATCACCTTTCCTTATCTGCTGCTTATTTCGTTAACGGCCTTTGCCGGCGGCATCCTCAACAGCTACGACCGCTTCGCCGTGCCGGCCTTCACGCCGGTGCTCCTGAACCTGGCGATGATCGGCGCGGCAATCTGGCTATCCCCGGTGATGTCGGAGCCGGTCATGGCGCTGGCCTGGGGCGTATTTATCGCCGGTGCGCTTCAGCTGTTCTTCCAGCTGCCATTCCTGATGCAGCTTGGGCTGATGCCCCGCCCGAAAGTGGATTACCGGCACGAGGGGGTGCGCCGCATTCTCAAGCTGATGGCGCCGGCTCTGTTCGGCGTCTCGGTCAGCCAGATCAACCTGTTGCTCGATACCGTGCTGGCGTCGTTCCTGCAGACCGGTAGCGTCTCCTGGCTTTATTACTCGGACCGGCTGTCCGAGCTGCCCCTCGGCGTTTTCGGGATCGCCATTGCCACCGTCATCCTGCCGAGTCTTTCTCGCAAGCACGCCGCCGCCTCCGCGGACCAGTTTGCGGCGACCCTGGACTGGGCGGTGCGGGCGGTCCTGCTGATCGGCCTGCCGGCGGCCCTGGCCCTGGTACTTTTGGCCGAGCCGCTGATTGCCACCTTGTTCCATTACGGCGAAGTGACCGACCGGGATGTCACCATGTCCGCCCAGAGCCTGCGGGCCTATTCAGCCGGCCTGCTGGCGTTCATGCTGATCAAGGTGCTGGCGCCCGGGTTCTTCGCCCGGGAAGACACCGCCACACCAGTGAAGATCGGGGTTATCGCCATGGTGGCCAACATGGCCTTCAATCTGGCGCTGATCGTGCCCCTGGCTCACGCCGGTCTGGCCCTGGCGACGTCGCTGTCCGCCTGGCTCAATGGTTTCCTGCTATGGCGTGGCCTGCGCAAGGAAGGGGCCTGGCAGAGCCAGCCGGGCTGGCCGGTGTTCCTGGCCCGCCTGCTGTTCGCCAACGCCGCGTTGGCGGCCGTGATCCTTTGGCTCAAGGCGCCGGTGGCAGACTGGCTCGCCGCCGGAGGCCTGGTCCGGGCGCGGGATATGGCCATTCTCGTAGGTTCCGGTGTTGGGGTGTATTTCGTCGCGCTGGCGGTGGCGGGCGTGCGGGTAAGACATTTCCGCCAGAGGTAA
- the rpsT gene encoding 30S ribosomal protein S20 — protein MANSPQAKKRARQNEKNRKHNASLRSMARTYMKKVQAKIEAGNYEEAQAAFQQAQPVMDSMVNKGIFAKSKVARHKARLNAKIKALKSA, from the coding sequence GTGGCAAATTCCCCGCAAGCCAAAAAGCGCGCTCGTCAGAACGAGAAGAACCGCAAGCACAACGCCAGCCTGCGTTCCATGGCGCGTACCTACATGAAGAAGGTCCAGGCCAAGATTGAAGCTGGCAACTACGAAGAAGCCCAGGCCGCTTTCCAGCAGGCACAGCCTGTTATGGACAGCATGGTCAACAAAGGCATCTTCGCCAAGAGCAAGGTAGCCCGTCATAAGGCCCGCCTGAATGCCAAGATCAAGGCCCTGAAGAGCGCGTAA
- the proB gene encoding glutamate 5-kinase encodes MSERAQLRQARRLVIKIGSALLTNDGKGLDEVALELWVDQIAGLIADGVEVVIVSSGAVAVGMSRLGWVQRPDQLHELQAAAAVGQMGLVQSWEAQFKRHDIHTAQILLTHDDLSDRKRYLNGRSTLRALLDVGVIPIVNENDTVVTDEIRFGDNDTLGALVANLIEADGLIILTDQLGLFDKDPRKHADASLVTERKASDHELDAMAGGGAGALGRGGMQTKLRAARLAARSGAFTVIVGGRIEGVMTRLRQGDVIGTLLLPEQGRVAARKQWIAGHLQTRGRLTLDEGAVRVLCLGGRSLLPVGVKSVSGQFRRGEMVSCVDESGREVARGLVNYDADEARAIAGRPSQRITEVLGYVSDDEMIHRDNLVII; translated from the coding sequence ATGAGTGAACGTGCCCAGTTGCGCCAGGCCCGCCGCCTGGTTATCAAGATCGGAAGTGCCCTGCTGACCAATGACGGCAAGGGGCTTGATGAGGTGGCCCTGGAGCTCTGGGTGGATCAGATTGCCGGTCTGATTGCCGATGGCGTCGAGGTGGTTATCGTCTCGTCCGGCGCGGTGGCAGTGGGTATGAGCCGGCTGGGCTGGGTGCAGCGCCCGGACCAGTTGCACGAACTGCAGGCCGCCGCCGCGGTAGGGCAAATGGGGCTGGTGCAGTCGTGGGAAGCACAGTTCAAGCGGCACGATATCCATACCGCTCAGATCCTGCTCACCCACGACGATCTCTCCGACCGCAAGCGTTACCTGAACGGTCGCAGCACCCTCCGGGCATTGCTGGATGTTGGTGTCATTCCCATCGTTAACGAGAACGACACCGTAGTCACTGACGAGATCCGTTTCGGTGACAACGACACCCTGGGCGCCTTGGTGGCCAACCTGATCGAGGCGGATGGGCTGATCATTCTCACCGACCAGTTGGGTCTGTTTGACAAAGACCCCCGCAAACACGCGGACGCCAGCCTGGTTACCGAGCGCAAGGCCAGTGATCACGAGTTGGATGCCATGGCTGGCGGTGGTGCTGGCGCTTTGGGCCGGGGCGGTATGCAGACCAAGCTGCGGGCGGCGCGATTGGCGGCTCGTTCTGGTGCATTCACCGTCATTGTTGGCGGTCGGATCGAGGGCGTGATGACCCGACTGCGGCAGGGCGATGTGATTGGTACCTTGCTGTTACCGGAGCAGGGCAGGGTGGCTGCCCGCAAACAGTGGATTGCCGGCCACCTGCAGACCCGTGGCAGGCTGACTCTGGACGAGGGCGCGGTGCGGGTATTGTGTCTGGGTGGTCGCAGTCTTCTGCCGGTGGGTGTGAAGAGTGTCAGCGGACAGTTCCGGCGTGGTGAGATGGTGTCCTGTGTCGATGAAAGCGGCCGGGAGGTTGCCCGTGGGCTGGTGAACTACGATGCCGACGAGGCGCGTGCCATTGCCGGTCGCCCCAGTCAGCGGATCACTGAAGTGCTTGGCTATGTCTCTGATGATGAAATGATCCACCGGGATAACCTGGTTATCATCTGA
- the cgtA gene encoding Obg family GTPase CgtA has protein sequence MKFVDEATIIVEAGKGGHGCLSFRREKYVPKGGPDGGDGGDGGSVYLEADGSLNTLIDYRFQRKYRAQNGEPGSGRNCTGTKGEDLVLPVPVGTTVVDMDTHEVLGDLTREGQRLKVAQGGFHGLGNTRFKSSVNRAPRQTTKGSEGEARNLRLELKVLADVGLLGMPNAGKSTFIRSVSAARPKVADYPFTTLVPNLGVVSVQAHQSFVIADIPGLIEGAAEGAGLGIRFLKHLVRTRLLLHLVDVAPYDGSSPADAVRAIAHELEKFSETLANRPRWLVLNKVDMIAEEDRDAHCQAIIDELGWDGPVFRISAITGEGTRPLVQAVMRWIEDQAQEEAENPEFAEEEAARRQRMDEEARAKIEADRKARRAARQDEDDDDDFDDDDYDVEIVYAPE, from the coding sequence ATGAAATTTGTAGATGAAGCCACCATCATTGTGGAGGCCGGCAAGGGCGGGCACGGTTGCCTGAGTTTCCGGCGCGAGAAATACGTTCCCAAGGGTGGCCCCGACGGCGGTGACGGCGGGGACGGTGGCTCCGTCTATCTGGAGGCGGACGGATCACTGAACACCCTGATCGATTACCGCTTCCAGCGTAAATACAGAGCCCAGAACGGCGAGCCCGGCTCCGGTCGCAACTGCACCGGCACCAAGGGTGAAGATCTGGTGTTGCCGGTGCCGGTAGGCACCACGGTTGTGGACATGGATACCCATGAGGTGCTGGGCGACCTGACCCGTGAAGGTCAGCGCCTGAAAGTGGCCCAGGGCGGCTTTCACGGCCTGGGCAACACCCGGTTCAAGTCCTCGGTAAACCGCGCTCCGCGCCAGACCACCAAGGGTTCCGAGGGTGAGGCCCGTAATCTGCGCCTGGAGCTCAAGGTGCTGGCCGATGTCGGGTTGCTGGGGATGCCCAATGCTGGCAAATCCACCTTCATCCGTTCGGTTTCGGCTGCCAGACCCAAGGTGGCGGATTATCCGTTCACCACGCTGGTGCCGAATCTGGGTGTGGTCAGTGTTCAGGCCCATCAAAGCTTCGTCATCGCGGATATTCCGGGTCTGATCGAAGGCGCCGCAGAAGGGGCAGGGTTAGGTATCCGCTTCCTGAAACACCTGGTGCGTACCCGTCTGTTACTGCACCTGGTGGATGTGGCCCCCTATGACGGATCGTCGCCGGCGGATGCGGTCCGTGCCATCGCCCACGAACTGGAGAAGTTCAGTGAAACCCTGGCCAATCGCCCGCGCTGGCTGGTGTTGAACAAGGTCGACATGATCGCGGAAGAGGATCGTGACGCCCATTGCCAGGCCATCATCGACGAGCTTGGCTGGGACGGCCCCGTGTTCCGGATCTCAGCAATCACTGGTGAGGGCACCAGGCCCCTGGTTCAGGCGGTGATGCGCTGGATCGAGGATCAGGCCCAGGAAGAAGCCGAGAACCCGGAGTTTGCCGAAGAGGAGGCTGCTCGCCGTCAGCGGATGGATGAGGAAGCCCGGGCCAAGATTGAGGCGGACCGCAAGGCCCGCCGTGCTGCCAGGCAGGATGAAGATGATGACGACGATTTTGACGACGACGATTACGACGTTGAAATCGTGTATGCGCCGGAATAA
- the rpmA gene encoding 50S ribosomal protein L27 codes for MAHKKAAGSTRNGRDSESKRLGVKRFGGETVSAGSIIVRQRGTRFHAGSNVGIGKDHTLFAKAEGQVKFETKGPQSRKFVSIVPAA; via the coding sequence ATGGCTCATAAAAAGGCAGCAGGTAGTACCCGTAACGGTCGCGATTCCGAGTCGAAACGACTTGGTGTGAAGCGCTTCGGCGGTGAGACCGTATCTGCAGGCAGCATCATCGTTCGTCAGCGTGGCACCCGTTTCCACGCTGGGTCCAACGTAGGCATTGGCAAGGACCACACCCTGTTTGCGAAAGCAGAGGGTCAGGTGAAGTTCGAAACCAAAGGCCCGCAGAGCCGCAAGTTCGTGAGCATCGTTCCGGCTGCGTAA
- the rplU gene encoding 50S ribosomal protein L21 translates to MYAVIVSGGKQHRVKEGETLKLEKLEVETGGTVDFDRVLLVADGDNVKVGAPVVDGAKVTAEVVSHGRHDKVQIIKFRRRKHHMKRQGHRQWFTEVKITGIQG, encoded by the coding sequence ATGTACGCAGTTATTGTTAGCGGTGGTAAGCAGCACCGTGTAAAGGAAGGCGAAACTCTGAAGCTGGAAAAGCTGGAAGTTGAAACCGGTGGCACAGTCGATTTCGATCGTGTTCTTCTGGTAGCCGACGGCGACAACGTTAAAGTTGGCGCTCCGGTAGTAGACGGTGCCAAGGTTACCGCTGAAGTGGTCAGCCACGGCCGTCACGACAAGGTTCAGATCATCAAGTTCCGTCGTCGTAAGCATCACATGAAGCGTCAGGGCCACCGTCAGTGGTTTACTGAAGTAAAGATCACGGGTATCCAGGGCTAA
- the ispB gene encoding octaprenyl diphosphate synthase — translation MTAQRIYDTVADDFSRVNDLIIQRLASDVPLVEKIAQYIIESGGKRLRPLLVLLSSRALGYGEDDHLKLAAVIEFLHTATLLHDDVVDTSDLRRGRSTANAKWGNAPSVLVGDFLYARAFEMMVELKSLAIMNVLSHATAVIAEGEVMQLMNVKNPDLTEDQYMKVIHNKTAMLFEAASHTGALLAGAEEPREKALRDYGKHLGLAFQLVDDVLDYQGDAEAMGKNVGDDLAEGKTTLPLIYAMANGSDEERQLIRQAIRKGGLDDLPAILQIVRDSGAIEYTMAKAREQAGLARACLDGLEESGHREALELLTEVAVARVN, via the coding sequence ATGACAGCCCAGCGTATCTACGACACCGTGGCGGATGACTTCAGCCGCGTCAATGACCTGATCATCCAGCGGCTTGCCTCGGACGTCCCCCTGGTGGAGAAAATCGCCCAATACATCATTGAAAGCGGCGGCAAGCGGCTCAGGCCGTTGCTGGTTCTGCTTTCCAGCCGCGCTCTGGGCTACGGCGAGGATGATCACCTCAAACTGGCCGCCGTGATCGAGTTCCTGCATACCGCCACCCTGCTCCACGATGACGTGGTGGATACCTCTGACCTGCGCCGGGGCCGCAGTACCGCCAATGCCAAATGGGGCAACGCGCCGAGCGTGCTGGTCGGTGATTTCCTCTATGCCCGCGCGTTCGAGATGATGGTGGAGCTCAAAAGCCTCGCCATCATGAATGTACTGTCCCACGCCACGGCGGTGATTGCCGAGGGCGAGGTGATGCAACTGATGAACGTGAAAAACCCGGACCTGACCGAAGATCAGTACATGAAGGTCATCCACAACAAGACCGCCATGCTGTTCGAGGCTGCCTCCCACACCGGCGCATTACTGGCCGGCGCGGAAGAACCCCGTGAGAAGGCGCTCCGGGATTATGGCAAGCACCTGGGCCTGGCCTTCCAGCTGGTGGACGATGTGCTCGATTACCAGGGCGATGCCGAAGCCATGGGCAAGAATGTCGGTGACGACCTGGCCGAGGGCAAGACTACCCTGCCCCTGATTTATGCCATGGCCAATGGCAGTGATGAAGAGCGGCAGCTGATTCGTCAAGCGATCCGTAAGGGTGGGCTGGATGATTTGCCCGCCATCCTGCAGATCGTCCGGGACTCCGGTGCGATTGAGTACACCATGGCGAAGGCGCGGGAGCAGGCGGGGTTGGCGAGGGCTTGTCTGGATGGCCTGGAGGAGAGCGGGCACCGTGAGGCGCTGGAGCTGCTTACCGAGGTTGCTGTTGCTCGGGTGAATTGA
- a CDS encoding glutathione S-transferase family protein, translating to MGLLVDGKWQDKWYDTDRTGGKFEREAARFRNWVTADGSPGPSGEGGFKAESGRYHLYVSMACPWAHRTLIFRKLKGLEKHISVSVVHPDMVENGWEFRPGEEQHRDHLHNFRFMYEVYTKAAPDYTGRVTVPTLWDKERETIASNESAEIIRMFNSAFNGLEGVDAELDFYPESLRPEIDEVNERVYHTVNNGVYKAGFATAQDKYEEAYTALFESLDWLEERLSRQRYLVGEQLTEADWRLFTTLIRFDAVYYSHFKCNRQPIREFPNLSGYLRDLYQVPGVAETVDIGQIKRHYYVSQRTINPTQIVPVGPELDFDAPHGRDKFGG from the coding sequence ATGGGTCTTCTGGTTGACGGCAAATGGCAGGACAAGTGGTACGACACCGACAGGACCGGCGGGAAGTTCGAGCGTGAAGCGGCCCGCTTCCGGAACTGGGTGACCGCAGACGGCTCGCCCGGGCCCAGTGGTGAGGGTGGATTCAAGGCCGAGAGCGGCCGGTACCACCTGTATGTCTCCATGGCCTGCCCCTGGGCGCACCGGACACTGATTTTCCGCAAGCTCAAGGGGTTGGAAAAGCACATCTCCGTGTCCGTGGTTCATCCGGACATGGTGGAGAACGGCTGGGAGTTCCGGCCTGGCGAAGAGCAGCATCGGGACCATCTGCACAACTTCCGGTTCATGTATGAGGTCTATACCAAAGCGGCTCCGGATTATACCGGTCGGGTGACCGTGCCCACCCTGTGGGACAAGGAGCGGGAAACCATCGCCAGCAACGAATCCGCCGAGATCATCCGGATGTTCAATTCCGCCTTCAACGGCCTTGAGGGTGTGGATGCGGAGCTGGATTTCTACCCAGAATCACTGCGCCCGGAAATTGATGAAGTGAATGAGCGGGTTTATCACACCGTCAACAATGGCGTGTACAAGGCCGGTTTCGCGACTGCCCAGGACAAGTACGAAGAGGCCTACACAGCCTTGTTCGAATCCCTTGACTGGCTGGAGGAGCGATTGTCACGGCAGCGTTACCTGGTCGGTGAGCAGTTGACCGAAGCCGACTGGCGATTGTTCACCACCCTGATCCGGTTTGATGCGGTGTATTACAGCCACTTCAAGTGCAATCGCCAGCCGATCCGGGAGTTTCCGAACCTGTCCGGCTACCTGAGGGACCTGTACCAGGTTCCGGGTGTGGCGGAGACGGTGGATATCGGGCAGATCAAGCGGCACTACTACGTTAGTCAGCGGACCATCAACCCGACGCAGATTGTGCCGGTGGGGCCGGAGCTGGATTTCGACGCGCCCCATGGGCGGGATAAGTTCGGAGGCTGA
- a CDS encoding LysR family transcriptional regulator, whose translation MHTAITIDALKVLDAIDRKGSFAGAAAELFRVPSAISYTVQKLEEDLDVDIYDRSGHRAILTPAGRYLLEEGRALLEAAENLAHTTKQVAQGWETRLKIGFNSLLPAQCLFSAIRDFHALDVPVDVQVVEEVFAGAWDALQSRRVDLVVGADHFSKPAGNFTTTILGEMEFVFAVAGSHPLAGATEPLSEEDISDYPAAVAADTSRSLPPGHAGIFHRQRTLTVANIDQKIAIQESGLGVGWLPKARIRSQLEAGTLVEKAVHEPRQPIMLHLARHAEDQGKALMWFWGRLQDDADIQSWLRG comes from the coding sequence ATGCATACAGCCATTACCATAGACGCCCTGAAAGTCCTTGATGCCATTGACCGCAAGGGCAGTTTTGCCGGTGCCGCGGCGGAACTGTTCCGGGTGCCCTCAGCGATCAGCTACACGGTCCAGAAACTGGAAGAAGACCTGGACGTTGATATCTATGACCGCAGCGGTCACAGGGCTATCCTGACCCCGGCCGGCCGGTACCTGCTCGAGGAAGGACGTGCGTTGCTCGAGGCCGCTGAGAACCTCGCTCATACCACCAAGCAGGTGGCCCAGGGCTGGGAAACCCGGCTCAAGATCGGTTTCAACTCGTTGCTGCCGGCACAGTGCCTGTTTTCGGCCATCCGGGACTTCCATGCCCTCGATGTCCCCGTTGACGTCCAGGTGGTCGAGGAAGTCTTTGCCGGTGCCTGGGATGCCCTGCAGAGTCGTCGGGTGGATCTGGTGGTGGGGGCCGATCATTTCAGCAAACCGGCAGGCAACTTCACCACCACCATTCTGGGCGAGATGGAGTTCGTGTTCGCCGTGGCCGGCAGCCACCCGCTCGCCGGTGCCACAGAGCCACTGTCGGAGGAAGACATTTCCGATTACCCGGCCGCTGTGGCTGCCGACACTTCCCGGTCCTTGCCTCCCGGCCACGCCGGTATATTCCACCGCCAGCGCACGCTGACGGTGGCCAATATCGACCAGAAGATTGCCATCCAGGAGTCCGGGCTCGGGGTGGGCTGGTTACCCAAGGCCCGTATCCGTAGCCAGCTTGAGGCCGGCACCCTGGTGGAGAAGGCCGTTCATGAACCCCGTCAGCCGATTATGCTGCATCTGGCCCGACACGCAGAGGACCAGGGCAAGGCGTTGATGTGGTTCTGGGGTCGACTGCAGGACGACGCGGACATTCAATCCTGGCTCAGGGGGTGA
- a CDS encoding wax ester/triacylglycerol synthase family O-acyltransferase, producing MRQLSELDASFLYLESETAPMHIGGVYLFDASNRNEPLPFSTFVAYLRSRLHVVPVFRQRLKEIPLRLGRPYWIDDPDFSIERHLAYVNLAEHSHQSDLMALASKILEEPLKRDRPLWHITFVDGFTLGDERGGRDENGVRRTSSSDPGGGNKGFALIVKLHHAAIDAFSGEEIIGKLLEYTPEPRPITPPRPWQPCPEPSEERVMLQAGANLLRTPLQVTSLAMTAAEATARGVIQKQLRKLPLPLPLFSAPHSPFNRQITANRQIVATTVDLSRLKAIKAMLGDVTLNDVVLGLCAETLRRYLVSQRAGTDRSLVAMTPISVRSSSLRRATGNQMSAMLLDLATNEPDPAKRIRQIHWNAVASEPYREAIAADRLTELLPSTMLALSARLYSELQIAQRYQPVFNLPITNVPGPQVPLYLQGARLVRQYNTAPLFDSMGLVIVAVSYQGKLTLNFTLCPDVVADGMSLPDLVEESLASIESNAPNVEPAETGDAPREVAGQSLTDEALTILEGALRKTLKRFRA from the coding sequence ATGCGGCAGTTGTCGGAACTTGATGCCTCGTTCCTGTACCTGGAATCGGAAACTGCACCCATGCACATTGGCGGGGTCTACCTGTTCGATGCCAGCAACCGGAACGAGCCGCTGCCGTTCAGCACCTTTGTCGCCTATTTGCGCAGCCGCCTGCATGTGGTTCCTGTGTTCCGCCAACGGCTTAAGGAAATTCCCCTGCGGCTCGGTCGCCCCTACTGGATTGATGACCCGGATTTCAGCATCGAGCGTCACCTGGCCTATGTGAACCTGGCGGAGCATAGTCATCAGTCGGATTTGATGGCGCTGGCTTCGAAGATTCTGGAGGAGCCGCTGAAGCGGGATCGGCCGCTTTGGCATATTACTTTTGTGGATGGTTTTACCCTTGGTGATGAACGGGGGGGCAGGGATGAAAATGGGGTCAGAAGAACGAGTTCTTCAGACCCCGGGGGCGGAAACAAGGGCTTTGCCTTGATCGTCAAATTGCATCACGCCGCCATTGACGCCTTCAGCGGCGAGGAGATCATCGGCAAGCTGCTGGAATATACCCCGGAACCCCGGCCCATCACGCCGCCGCGGCCGTGGCAGCCGTGTCCGGAGCCGTCGGAGGAGCGGGTCATGTTACAGGCAGGGGCGAATCTGCTGCGCACCCCGCTGCAGGTCACGTCCCTGGCGATGACGGCCGCCGAAGCGACCGCGCGGGGCGTGATTCAGAAGCAGTTACGCAAACTGCCTTTACCCTTGCCCCTTTTTTCGGCACCCCACAGCCCGTTCAATCGTCAGATCACCGCCAACCGGCAGATTGTGGCCACCACGGTTGATCTCTCCAGGCTGAAGGCCATAAAGGCCATGCTGGGAGACGTCACCCTGAACGACGTGGTGCTGGGGCTGTGCGCGGAGACCCTGCGCAGGTATCTGGTTAGCCAGAGGGCGGGCACCGACCGTTCTCTGGTAGCCATGACGCCGATCTCGGTCCGTTCCAGCAGTCTGCGCCGGGCCACCGGCAACCAGATGTCTGCCATGTTGCTGGACCTAGCCACCAACGAACCGGATCCGGCCAAACGCATCCGCCAGATCCACTGGAACGCGGTCGCGTCCGAACCCTACCGCGAGGCCATTGCCGCCGACCGGCTCACCGAACTGTTGCCCTCCACCATGCTGGCCCTGTCGGCCCGACTGTATTCGGAGCTGCAGATTGCCCAGCGCTATCAACCGGTCTTCAACCTGCCGATCACCAATGTCCCCGGTCCCCAGGTCCCGCTTTATCTGCAGGGGGCGCGGCTGGTGCGCCAGTACAACACCGCACCACTGTTCGACAGCATGGGCCTGGTCATCGTAGCCGTGAGTTACCAGGGCAAACTGACCCTCAACTTCACCCTCTGCCCGGACGTGGTGGCAGACGGGATGTCATTGCCGGACCTGGTCGAGGAGAGCCTAGCGAGTATCGAGTCAAATGCCCCGAATGTGGAGCCGGCGGAAACCGGGGATGCGCCCCGGGAGGTGGCAGGTCAGAGCCTGACGGATGAAGCTCTGACCATTCTGGAGGGGGCGTTACGCAAGACACTGAAGCGATTCCGGGCCTGA